A genomic stretch from Gorilla gorilla gorilla isolate KB3781 chromosome 20, NHGRI_mGorGor1-v2.1_pri, whole genome shotgun sequence includes:
- the PLEKHJ1 gene encoding pleckstrin homology domain-containing family J member 1, which yields MRYNEKELQALSRQPAEMAAELGMRGPKKGSVLKRRLVKLVVNFLFYFRTDEAEPVGALLLERCRVIREEPGTFSISFIEDPERKYHFECSSEEQCQEWMEALRRASYEFMRRSLIFYRNEIRKVTGKDPLEQFGISEEARFQLSGLQA from the exons ATGCGGTACAACGAGAAGGAGCTGCAGGCGCTGTCCCGGCAGCCGGCCGAGATGGCGGCCGAGCTGGGCATGAGGGGCCCCAAGAAGGGCAGCG TGCTGAAGAGGCGGCTGGTGAAGCTGGTGGTGAATTTCCTCTTCTACTTTCGGACAGACGAGGCCGAG CCCGTCGGAGCCCTGCTGCTGGAGCGCTGCAGAGTCATCCGGGAAGAGCCCGGCACCTTCTCCATCA GCTTCATCGAGGACCCTGAGAGGAAGTATCACTTTGAGTGCAGCAGCGAGGAGCAGTGTCAGGAGTGGATGGAGGCTCTGCGTCGGGCCAG CTACGAGTTCATGCGGAGAAGCCTCATCTTCTACAGGAACGAAATCCGGAAGGTGACGGGCAAG GACCCCCTGGAACAGTTCGGCATATCCGAGGAGGCCAGGTTCCAGCTGAGTGGCTTGCAGGCGTGA